From a single Streptomyces sp. NBC_00377 genomic region:
- a CDS encoding MFS transporter: MPSPYRALFDAPGSKRFSAAGFLGRMPLSMMGIGVVTMVSQLTGRYGLAGALSATIALAAAAFGPQISRLVDVHGQRRVLRPATLVALAASAGLLLAAHFAWPDWVLFVCAVGIGTVPSLGAMVRARWAAVYRGTPKLHTAYSFESVVDEVCFIFGPIISIGLSTVWFPEAGPLLAAGFLAVGVFWLTAQRATEPVPHPRGQRDGGSALRSPGLQVLVATFVATGAIFGAVDVVTVAFADEQGHKGAASVVLAIYAAGSCLAGLVFGLLHPEGAAERRWLLGVSMMGVSMIPLLLVGNLPFLAVALFFAGLAIAPTMITTMSLIEEHVPRAQLTEGMTWISTGLAVGVALGSSIAGWVIDAAGARAGYGVPAVSGAVAVAVGFLGYRRLSRPAPGRGGTVEQHDEREERHVA, translated from the coding sequence GTGCCCAGCCCGTACCGCGCCCTGTTCGACGCCCCCGGCTCCAAGCGCTTCTCCGCCGCGGGGTTCCTCGGCAGGATGCCGCTGTCGATGATGGGCATCGGCGTGGTCACGATGGTCTCCCAGCTCACGGGACGCTACGGGCTGGCAGGGGCGCTGTCGGCGACCATCGCGCTGGCCGCCGCCGCCTTCGGTCCGCAGATCTCGCGCCTGGTGGACGTGCACGGTCAGCGCAGGGTGCTGCGCCCCGCGACGCTGGTCGCGCTGGCCGCCTCGGCCGGGCTGCTGCTGGCCGCGCACTTCGCGTGGCCGGACTGGGTGCTGTTCGTGTGCGCCGTCGGCATCGGCACCGTGCCGAGCCTCGGCGCGATGGTCCGGGCCCGCTGGGCGGCCGTGTACCGGGGCACGCCGAAACTGCACACCGCGTACTCCTTCGAGTCCGTGGTGGACGAGGTGTGCTTCATCTTCGGGCCGATCATCTCCATCGGCCTGTCCACGGTCTGGTTCCCCGAGGCGGGTCCGCTCCTCGCGGCCGGCTTCCTCGCCGTCGGCGTCTTCTGGCTGACCGCCCAGCGGGCCACCGAGCCCGTGCCGCACCCGCGCGGGCAGCGCGACGGCGGTTCAGCCCTGCGCTCACCCGGTCTCCAGGTCCTGGTGGCCACGTTCGTGGCGACCGGAGCGATCTTCGGGGCGGTCGACGTGGTCACCGTCGCCTTCGCCGACGAGCAGGGCCACAAGGGCGCCGCGAGCGTCGTCCTGGCGATCTACGCGGCGGGTTCGTGCCTGGCCGGGCTCGTGTTCGGACTGCTGCACCCCGAGGGGGCGGCGGAACGGCGCTGGCTGCTGGGCGTGTCCATGATGGGCGTGAGTATGATCCCCCTCCTACTGGTCGGGAACTTGCCGTTTCTGGCCGTGGCGCTGTTCTTTGCGGGCCTGGCCATCGCTCCCACGATGATCACCACCATGTCCCTCATCGAAGAGCACGTACCACGCGCGCAACTGACCGAGGGCATGACCTGGATCAGCACCGGGCTCGCGGTCGGCGTCGCGCTCGGGTCCTCCATCGCCGGCTGGGTCATCGACGCGGCGGGCGCACGGGCCGGGTACGGGGTTCCGGCGGTGTCCGGAGCCGTCGCGGTCGCGGTCGGTTTCCTGGGGTACCGCCGGCTGAGCAGGCCGGCTCCGGGTCGGGGAGGCACCGTTGAGCAGCACGACGAGCGGGAAGAACGCCACGTGGCGTAA
- a CDS encoding sulfurtransferase, translating to MNVIITASELAGDLAGANPPVVLDVRWQLSLAKAAGEPPFDGRAAYGSGHVPGAVYVDLDRELAGAPGERGRHPLPDLAAFGSAMRRAGVSADRPVVVYDGGQGWAAARAWWLLCWTGHPDVRVLDGGLPSWESDLSVDVPARVEGDFEPVPGATGLLDADGAAALARSGVLFDARAGERYRGEVEPVDRVGGHIPGAVSAPTNDNVGPDGRFLPAEELKDRFKALGASDGAEVGVYCGSGVSGAHEVLALAVAGVPAALYVGSWSEWSSDPARPVAVGPDPR from the coding sequence ATGAACGTCATCATCACCGCATCGGAACTGGCCGGCGACCTGGCGGGGGCGAATCCGCCGGTCGTGCTCGACGTCCGCTGGCAGCTCAGCCTGGCGAAGGCCGCGGGGGAGCCGCCGTTCGACGGCCGGGCCGCGTACGGGTCCGGGCATGTGCCCGGTGCGGTCTACGTCGACCTGGACCGGGAGCTCGCGGGAGCCCCGGGCGAACGGGGCAGGCATCCGCTGCCCGACCTCGCGGCGTTCGGTTCCGCCATGCGCCGGGCGGGTGTCTCGGCCGACCGGCCGGTGGTCGTGTACGACGGCGGGCAGGGCTGGGCGGCGGCGCGCGCGTGGTGGTTGCTGTGCTGGACGGGTCACCCGGACGTGCGGGTCCTCGACGGCGGGTTGCCGTCGTGGGAGAGCGACCTCTCGGTCGACGTCCCCGCGCGCGTGGAGGGCGACTTCGAGCCGGTGCCGGGTGCCACGGGCCTGCTCGACGCCGACGGGGCCGCCGCTCTCGCCCGCTCCGGAGTGCTGTTCGACGCCCGCGCGGGGGAGCGGTACCGGGGTGAGGTCGAACCGGTCGACCGGGTCGGCGGCCACATCCCGGGCGCCGTCTCCGCGCCCACGAACGACAACGTGGGTCCGGACGGCCGTTTCCTTCCCGCGGAGGAGCTGAAGGACCGTTTCAAGGCGCTGGGAGCGTCCGACGGAGCCGAGGTCGGCGTGTACTGCGGCTCGGGCGTCTCCGGCGCCCACGAGGTACTTGCGCTGGCGGTCGCGGGTGTTCCGGCGGCCCTCTATGTCGGCTCCTGGTCGGAGTGGTCCTCGGACCCGGCCCGGCCGGTGGCGGTGGGCCCGGACCCCCGGTAG
- a CDS encoding thymidine kinase, translated as MPELVFFSGTMDCGKSTLALQIEHNRSARGLQGMIFTRDDRAGEGKLSSRLGLVTDAVEVEDGQDLYASLVDHLSQGGRADYVIADEAQFLAEEQIDQLARVVDDLDIDVYAFGITTDFRSKLFPGSQRLVELADRVEVLQVEALCWCGARATHNARTVGGFMVVEGAQVVVGDVDQADTIGYEVLCRRHHRRRMTSASARAAALSPDVLPVQQV; from the coding sequence ATGCCCGAGCTGGTGTTCTTCTCCGGAACCATGGACTGCGGGAAGTCGACGCTGGCTCTCCAGATCGAGCACAACCGCTCCGCGCGGGGACTCCAGGGCATGATCTTCACCCGGGACGACCGCGCGGGCGAGGGCAAGCTGTCCTCCCGGCTCGGCCTGGTCACCGACGCCGTCGAGGTCGAGGACGGTCAGGACCTCTACGCCTCCCTCGTCGACCACCTCTCGCAGGGCGGCCGCGCGGACTACGTGATCGCCGACGAGGCGCAGTTCCTGGCCGAGGAGCAGATCGACCAGCTCGCGCGCGTGGTCGACGACCTGGACATCGACGTCTACGCCTTCGGGATCACCACGGACTTCCGTTCCAAACTGTTCCCCGGCTCCCAGCGGCTCGTCGAGCTCGCCGACCGCGTCGAGGTGCTCCAGGTCGAGGCGCTGTGCTGGTGCGGCGCCCGCGCCACGCACAACGCCCGCACGGTGGGCGGCTTCATGGTCGTGGAGGGCGCCCAGGTCGTCGTGGGAGACGTGGACCAGGCGGACACGATCGGCTACGAGGTCCTGTGCAGACGCCACCACCGTCGCCGTATGACCTCGGCGTCCGCGCGGGCGGCCGCCCTGTCACCGGACGTGCTGCCCGTGCAGCAGGTCTAG
- a CDS encoding VOC family protein → MTEAGGSAGPIGAADARYAPGTPCWVSLMAHGLTGTQEFYAELFGWEFRPGPPQLGPYVRALLDGQEVAGIGQLPPDRHLPVAWTPYFASDDVDRTAETVRLCGGTIGVGPLDASDAGRLAIGSDPSGAVFGVWQGAAHVGTTLTGVPGTPAWNELTTYEAASVRKFYETVFGFEDTVSSADFDYVTLRVAGHPVAGIHGVGTELPRDRGPHWTTYFEVADTDAALALVAGLGGRVLEPARDSGHGRVATVADPEGACFSLIQGPR, encoded by the coding sequence ATGACCGAGGCAGGCGGGTCGGCCGGTCCGATCGGCGCAGCGGACGCCCGGTACGCGCCCGGTACACCCTGCTGGGTGAGTCTGATGGCCCACGGGTTGACCGGGACGCAGGAGTTCTATGCGGAGCTGTTCGGCTGGGAGTTCCGCCCCGGCCCTCCGCAGCTCGGCCCCTATGTGCGGGCACTGCTCGACGGCCAGGAGGTGGCCGGCATCGGTCAACTGCCCCCGGATCGTCACCTCCCGGTCGCGTGGACGCCCTATTTCGCCTCGGACGACGTGGACAGGACCGCGGAAACGGTCCGGCTGTGCGGCGGCACGATCGGAGTCGGCCCGCTGGACGCCTCCGACGCCGGGCGGCTCGCGATCGGTTCGGACCCCTCCGGCGCCGTCTTCGGCGTCTGGCAGGGGGCGGCCCACGTCGGGACCACCCTCACCGGCGTGCCCGGCACCCCGGCCTGGAACGAGCTGACGACCTACGAGGCCGCGAGCGTCCGCAAGTTCTACGAGACGGTCTTCGGCTTCGAGGACACGGTGTCGTCCGCCGACTTCGACTACGTGACCCTGCGCGTCGCCGGGCACCCGGTCGCCGGCATCCACGGCGTGGGCACCGAGCTGCCCCGGGACCGGGGACCGCACTGGACGACGTACTTCGAGGTGGCCGACACGGACGCGGCACTCGCCCTGGTAGCAGGTCTGGGCGGGCGCGTCCTCGAGCCGGCCCGGGACAGCGGGCACGGGCGCGTGGCGACCGTGGCCGATCCCGAAGGGGCGTGCTTCTCCCTGATCCAGGGGCCTCGGTGA
- the sepH gene encoding septation protein SepH, translating into MPELRVVAVSNDGTRLVLKAADSTEYTLPIDERLRAAVRGDRPRLGQIEIEVESHLRPRDIQARIRAGATAEEVAQMAGIPVDRVRRFEGPVLAERAFMAERARKTPVRRPGENAGPQLGEAVQERLLLRGADKDTVQWDSWRRDDGTWEVLLVYLVAGEPHSASWTYDPPRRLVQAVDDEARSLIGESDDLAAPEPSFPFVPRIARLPRDRPLDRTLDRPSLPPQPSEPAEESIGERERDSLTSLLEAVPSFRGDMVVPERPAEPAAEEPDEQEPVTEEPPAPAASAGSAYADVLMPRSVGSHRDRLVGATDRQAEADGVRPGRRAAVPSWDEIVFGTRRKKQE; encoded by the coding sequence ATGCCCGAACTGCGTGTCGTGGCCGTCTCGAATGACGGCACACGGCTGGTGCTGAAGGCTGCGGACAGCACGGAGTACACGCTTCCGATCGATGAGCGTCTGCGCGCCGCCGTCCGCGGCGACCGTCCCCGCCTCGGCCAGATCGAGATCGAGGTGGAGAGCCATCTCCGCCCCCGTGACATCCAGGCGCGTATACGTGCCGGTGCCACCGCGGAGGAAGTCGCCCAGATGGCCGGCATCCCCGTCGACCGTGTGCGCCGGTTCGAGGGCCCCGTGCTGGCCGAGCGCGCCTTCATGGCCGAGCGGGCCCGGAAGACTCCGGTCCGCCGGCCCGGTGAGAACGCCGGACCCCAACTGGGCGAGGCCGTCCAGGAACGGCTGCTGCTGCGCGGCGCCGACAAGGACACCGTCCAGTGGGACTCGTGGCGCCGCGACGACGGCACCTGGGAAGTCCTGCTGGTCTATCTGGTCGCGGGCGAACCGCACTCGGCGAGCTGGACGTACGACCCGCCCCGGCGGCTCGTCCAGGCGGTCGACGACGAGGCGCGCTCGCTGATCGGCGAGTCCGACGACCTGGCCGCTCCCGAGCCCAGCTTTCCGTTCGTCCCGCGCATCGCGCGGCTGCCGCGCGACCGTCCGCTGGACCGCACCCTGGACCGGCCGAGCCTGCCGCCCCAGCCGTCCGAGCCGGCCGAGGAGAGCATCGGCGAGCGTGAACGCGACTCGCTGACCAGCCTGTTGGAGGCGGTGCCGAGTTTCCGTGGCGACATGGTCGTCCCGGAGCGCCCGGCCGAGCCCGCCGCGGAGGAACCCGACGAGCAGGAGCCCGTCACCGAGGAACCCCCGGCACCGGCCGCCTCCGCCGGGTCCGCCTATGCGGACGTCCTCATGCCGCGTTCCGTCGGCAGCCACCGCGACCGTCTGGTGGGCGCCACCGACCGCCAGGCCGAGGCGGACGGCGTCCGTCCGGGCCGCCGGGCCGCAGTGCCGAGCTGGGACGAGATCGTGTTCGGCACCCGCCGGAAGAAGCAGGAGTAA
- a CDS encoding D-arabinono-1,4-lactone oxidase produces the protein MSSTTSGKNATWRNWGGNVAARPAREVTPASVDELAEAVRRAAEDGLRVKAVGTGHSFTSIAATDGVLIRPQLLTGIRNIDRDNMTVTVEAGTPLKRLNLALAREGLSLTNMGDIMEQTVSGATSTGTHGTGRESASIAAQIKGLELVTADGSVLVCTEKENPEVFAAARIGLGALGIVTAITFAVEPVFLLTAREEPMPLDRVLAEFDALWAENEHFEFYWFPHTGSTNTKRNNRSAGPRRPVSQVSSWVEDEFLSNGVFQVAQWVGRAAPATIPTIAQISSKALSARTYTDIPYKVFTSPRRVRFVEMEYAVPREAVTQTLRELRSMLDRSGLRISFPVEVRTAPADDITLSTASARDSAYIAVHMVKGTPYQGYFTAAERIFTAHEGRPHWGKVHTRDAEYFAGVYPRFGEFTALRDRLDPDRRFQNDYLRRVLGA, from the coding sequence TTGAGCAGCACGACGAGCGGGAAGAACGCCACGTGGCGTAACTGGGGCGGCAATGTCGCCGCACGCCCCGCGCGGGAGGTCACGCCCGCCTCCGTCGACGAACTGGCCGAGGCGGTGCGGCGGGCCGCCGAGGACGGGCTGAGGGTGAAGGCCGTCGGCACCGGCCACTCCTTCACGTCGATCGCGGCGACCGACGGCGTGTTGATCCGCCCGCAGCTCCTGACCGGCATCCGCAACATCGATCGCGACAACATGACCGTCACGGTCGAGGCCGGAACGCCGCTCAAGAGACTCAACCTGGCGCTCGCGCGCGAGGGTCTGTCGCTCACGAACATGGGCGACATCATGGAGCAGACCGTCTCCGGGGCCACCAGCACCGGCACGCACGGCACCGGCCGTGAGTCGGCCTCGATCGCGGCTCAGATCAAGGGCCTGGAGCTGGTCACCGCCGACGGCTCGGTGCTCGTCTGCACCGAGAAGGAGAATCCCGAGGTCTTCGCGGCCGCCCGGATCGGCCTGGGCGCCCTCGGCATCGTCACCGCGATCACCTTCGCCGTCGAGCCGGTCTTCCTGCTCACCGCGCGGGAGGAGCCGATGCCCCTCGACAGGGTGCTCGCCGAGTTCGACGCACTGTGGGCCGAGAACGAGCACTTCGAGTTCTACTGGTTCCCGCACACCGGCAGCACCAACACCAAGCGCAACAACCGCAGCGCCGGTCCCCGCAGGCCGGTGAGCCAGGTCTCGAGCTGGGTCGAGGACGAGTTCCTCTCCAACGGCGTCTTCCAGGTGGCCCAGTGGGTCGGACGGGCGGCACCCGCCACCATCCCCACGATCGCCCAGATCTCCAGCAAGGCCCTGTCCGCGCGTACCTACACCGACATCCCGTACAAGGTCTTCACGTCCCCTCGCCGGGTGCGCTTCGTGGAGATGGAGTACGCGGTCCCGCGCGAGGCGGTGACCCAGACGTTGCGTGAGCTGAGGTCGATGCTCGACCGCTCGGGGCTGCGGATCAGCTTCCCGGTCGAGGTGCGCACCGCGCCGGCCGACGACATCACCCTGTCCACGGCCTCCGCCCGCGACAGTGCCTACATCGCCGTCCACATGGTCAAGGGGACTCCCTACCAGGGGTACTTCACCGCCGCCGAGCGCATCTTCACCGCCCACGAGGGCCGGCCGCACTGGGGCAAGGTGCACACGCGGGACGCGGAGTACTTCGCCGGTGTCTATCCGCGCTTCGGCGAGTTCACGGCGCTGCGGGACCGGCTGGATCCCGACCGCCGGTTCCAGAACGACTACTTGCGCAGGGTCCTGGGGGCGTAG